One genomic region from Quercus robur chromosome 4, dhQueRobu3.1, whole genome shotgun sequence encodes:
- the LOC126722773 gene encoding cytochrome P450 93A3-like, whose product MVLISLYAIMRDLDLWSNPYEFQPKRKLGKRACPGSTLGLSMAHIAVATLVQCFDWKVVGNGEKAKAKVNTEVTKAAFIHMAHPLKCLPIVKFNPFDSVM is encoded by the exons ATGGTGTTAATCAGTCTGTATGCCATAATGAGAGATCTAGATTTATGGAGCAATCCATATGAGTTCCAGCCAAAGAG GAAACTGGGAAAGAGAGCTTGCCCTGGTTCAACTTTAGGGTTGAGTATGGCACATATAGCAGTTGCAACATTGGTTCAATGTTTCGATTGGAAAGTGGTTGGAAATGGAGAAAAGGCTAAGGCTAAGGTTAATACTGAAGTTACAAAAGCTGCTTTTATTCACATGGCTCATCCACTTAAATGCCTTCCAATTGTTAAATTCAACCCATTTGATTCTGTGATGTGA
- the LOC126722774 gene encoding F-box protein CPR1-like, producing the protein MYFDRIDICVCINGIICLGHSSVGFVLWNSEIKEFKDVPAPPSPNVGYHKSTCAFGYDHYSNEFKVVSIYTKFQRHTGLLSPSIQIYNESTGYWRQIDTLFDQSVICFPGYYNELFFNGVNHWTGCILMDERGQHLEAIISFDMREEVFRTIKMPDFGDLSHSNYFGKTLGVLGNCIALIIYDKRVIEKNFEIWVMREYGVKKSWTNPYKIGPISVIQRGEELLMRDGLYLVRNKLLILKGRGRVLLYDFVAQELKNFHLRNPPDSFSLLQVMDFEEY; encoded by the coding sequence ATGTATTTTGACCGAATTGACATATGTGTTTGCATCAATGGCATAATATGCCTTGGACATTCCTCCGTTGGCTTTGTTTTATGGAATTCGGAAATCAAAGAATTTAAGGATGTTCCCGCACCTCCTAGCCCTAACGTTGGTTACCATAAGAGCACTTGTGCATTTGGTTATGATCACTATTCTAATGAATTCAAAGTTGTTAGCATCTACACTAAATTTCAGAGACATACAGGACTTCTATCTCCAAGTATTCAGATTTACAACGAAAGTACTGGTTACTGGAGACAAATCGACACCCTTTTTGATCAATCAGTCATTTGTTTTCCTGGTTATTATAATGAATTATTCTTCAATGGAGTTAATCATTGGACGGGCTGTATTCTCATGGATGAACGCGGGCAACATTTGGAGGCCATCATATCCTTTGACATGAGAGAAGAGGTTTTTCGAACCATAAAGATGCCAGATTTTGGCGATCTTTCTCATTCCAATTACTTTGGGAAGACTTTAGGTGTGTTAGGTAATTGTATTGCTTTGATTATTTATGACAAAAGAGTGATAGAGAAAAACTTCGAGATATGGGTGATGAGAGAATATGGAGTTAAGAAATCTTGGACCAATCCATATAAAATTGGACCTATTTCAGTGATTCAGAGGGGAGAAGAATTATTGATGAGGGATGGGCTTTATCTTGTTCGTAATAAGCTTCTTATCCTTAAAGGTAGAGGACGAGTACTCTTGTATGACTTTGTTGCTCAAGAACTTAAGAATTTTCATCTTAGAAATCCTCCAGACTCCTTTTCTTTATTACAGGTTATGGATTTTGAGGAATACTAG